In the genome of Flavobacteriales bacterium, one region contains:
- a CDS encoding N-acetyl-gamma-glutamyl-phosphate reductase, which translates to MSRVRIGIVGGAGYTGGEMLRILLGHPHAEIVFVHSKSHAGDPVYKAHGDLVGETELHFTDTLQKDIDVLFLCVGHGEASVFLKENALPDHIRIIDLSQDFRLKEKGNNGFVYGLPELNRSVIQQAVHIANPGCFATCIQLGLLPLAAAGKLKNDVHVTAITGSTGAGQKLTATSHFSWRNNNMSVYKAFTHQHLGEINQSLQQLDTGRDASMHFIPYRGDFTRGIIASSYTSCPLSLEEAREMYNRYYETHPFVHQVTVNPDLKQVVNTNKCIVYLEKHEDQLLIISMIDNLVKGASGQAVQNMNLIMGLEEKEGLYLKPIGF; encoded by the coding sequence ATGAGCCGGGTTCGCATTGGCATTGTCGGAGGGGCGGGTTATACCGGCGGAGAAATGTTACGCATCCTGTTGGGGCATCCCCACGCAGAAATTGTGTTTGTTCACAGCAAGAGCCATGCGGGAGATCCGGTGTACAAAGCGCATGGCGACCTCGTTGGAGAAACCGAACTGCATTTCACCGATACCCTGCAGAAGGACATTGACGTACTTTTCCTTTGTGTGGGCCATGGTGAGGCTTCGGTCTTTTTGAAAGAAAATGCCTTGCCGGATCATATACGCATCATTGACCTCAGTCAGGATTTCCGTTTGAAGGAAAAGGGAAACAATGGTTTTGTGTATGGTCTTCCGGAACTGAACCGCTCAGTCATTCAACAGGCAGTGCATATTGCCAATCCCGGTTGTTTCGCTACCTGCATCCAACTGGGGTTGCTGCCTCTGGCTGCTGCCGGGAAGTTGAAGAACGATGTTCATGTAACGGCGATCACCGGTTCCACGGGAGCAGGCCAGAAACTTACGGCCACCTCGCATTTCAGCTGGCGGAACAACAACATGTCGGTGTATAAGGCTTTTACCCATCAGCACCTTGGTGAAATCAATCAGAGCCTGCAACAACTGGATACCGGTCGCGACGCCTCCATGCACTTCATCCCGTACCGCGGCGACTTCACCCGGGGTATCATCGCATCTTCATATACGTCCTGCCCGTTGTCACTGGAGGAAGCGCGTGAGATGTACAACCGTTATTACGAAACCCATCCATTCGTTCACCAGGTCACCGTTAACCCGGATTTGAAGCAGGTGGTGAACACGAACAAATGCATCGTGTACCTGGAAAAACATGAAGATCAGTTGCTCATTATCTCCATGATTGATAACCTTGTAAAGGGAGCTTCCGGTCAGGCGGTCCAGAACATGAACCTGATCATGGGCCTGGAAGAAAAAGAAGGATTGTATCTCAAACCCATCGGATTTTAA
- the argG gene encoding argininosuccinate synthase, producing MKEIAVLAFSGGLDTTYCAMHLSKDLGLEVHSVLVNTGGFGKEELADIEKKAYELGVTRHTAIDATHDFYDRCVRYLIFGNVLKNNTYPLSVSAERAFQAMAIADYAAKVNAKYIAHGSTGAGNDQVRFDMVFGIICPQAQIITPIRDHKLSREEEIEYLKKHGVQRNWEKSRYSINKGIWGTSVGGKETLTSDQYLPEEAFPTQVTKSGTETLEITFEKGEPKGVNGKTYTHPVEAIQAIQQIAAPYGVGRDIHVGDTIIGIKGRVGFEAAAPMIVIKAHHALEKHVLTKWQLQLKDTLSPWYGNLLHEGHFLEPAMRNIEAFLQDSQQHVSGTVKVHLAPYHFHIIGIQSSHDLMANSFASYGEMNNGWSGEDVKGFAKVASIQGMIYSHVNGQTESVS from the coding sequence ATGAAAGAAATTGCTGTTTTGGCCTTTAGCGGAGGCCTGGATACCACCTATTGCGCCATGCATCTGTCAAAGGATCTCGGACTGGAGGTGCATTCCGTACTGGTGAACACCGGTGGTTTTGGAAAGGAAGAACTCGCCGATATCGAAAAGAAGGCATACGAACTGGGCGTAACACGCCACACTGCCATCGATGCCACGCACGACTTCTATGATCGGTGCGTGCGCTACTTGATCTTCGGAAACGTGCTGAAGAACAACACATATCCACTCTCGGTAAGTGCCGAAAGAGCATTTCAGGCGATGGCCATTGCTGATTATGCGGCCAAAGTGAATGCCAAATACATCGCTCACGGAAGTACCGGCGCCGGAAATGACCAGGTTCGTTTTGATATGGTGTTTGGTATCATATGCCCGCAGGCCCAGATCATCACCCCGATCCGCGATCATAAACTGTCACGCGAAGAGGAGATAGAATACCTGAAGAAACATGGTGTGCAACGCAACTGGGAAAAGTCGCGCTACTCCATTAACAAAGGTATCTGGGGCACATCCGTGGGTGGCAAAGAAACCCTGACATCCGATCAGTACCTGCCTGAAGAAGCGTTCCCAACCCAGGTGACCAAAAGTGGAACAGAAACACTTGAGATCACCTTCGAAAAAGGTGAGCCCAAAGGAGTGAACGGGAAAACATACACCCATCCGGTTGAGGCCATTCAGGCCATCCAGCAAATCGCTGCTCCGTACGGTGTAGGTCGCGATATCCACGTGGGAGATACCATCATCGGCATCAAAGGCCGCGTGGGATTTGAAGCCGCAGCCCCGATGATCGTCATCAAAGCCCATCATGCACTGGAGAAACATGTATTAACCAAGTGGCAGCTCCAACTGAAAGACACCCTGTCGCCGTGGTACGGAAACCTGCTGCACGAAGGACATTTCCTGGAACCCGCCATGCGCAACATCGAAGCCTTCCTGCAAGATTCGCAACAGCACGTGAGCGGCACAGTGAAAGTTCATCTGGCTCCGTATCACTTCCACATCATTGGTATCCAATCGTCCCACGACCTGATGGCCAACAGCTTTGCCTCCTACGGTGAAATGAACAACGGCTGGTCGGGAGAAGATGTGAAAGGCTTTGCCAAAGTCGCTTCCATCCAAGGCATGATCTACAGCCATGTAAATGGGCAAACCGAGTCCGTATCATGA
- a CDS encoding GNAT family N-acetyltransferase codes for MEFTILVAGNQHSKYAEAICKEMEESARVRGTGIAKRSPDYIIKKMEEGKAIIALTDQHEFAGFCYIETWGHGQYVANSGLIVRPDLRKFGLAKKIKQKAFELSRKKYPDAKLFGLTTSLAVMKINSDLGYKPVTFSELTTDEDFWKGCQSCVNYDILTRTERKHCLCTGMLYDPQHMAQPAAKEEQSKQASGKNMKVYQRWLRLKQHVLMRKFAGTKVPKIRQPKTIAS; via the coding sequence ATGGAATTCACCATACTGGTTGCAGGAAACCAACATAGCAAATACGCCGAGGCCATTTGCAAGGAAATGGAAGAGAGTGCGCGGGTTCGAGGCACAGGCATCGCCAAGAGATCGCCGGATTATATCATCAAAAAGATGGAAGAGGGGAAGGCCATCATCGCACTGACCGATCAACATGAGTTCGCAGGGTTCTGTTACATAGAAACCTGGGGACACGGTCAGTATGTAGCCAACTCCGGCTTGATCGTCCGTCCTGATCTACGCAAGTTCGGCCTGGCCAAAAAAATCAAGCAGAAAGCTTTCGAATTGTCCCGGAAGAAATACCCGGATGCCAAGTTGTTCGGATTGACCACCAGCCTGGCCGTGATGAAAATCAACTCTGACCTGGGATATAAACCGGTGACTTTTTCAGAACTCACCACCGATGAAGATTTCTGGAAAGGATGCCAGAGCTGCGTCAACTACGATATTCTTACCAGAACCGAGCGCAAGCACTGTTTGTGTACCGGAATGTTGTACGATCCCCAGCATATGGCACAACCTGCTGCCAAGGAAGAACAGTCCAAACAGGCCTCCGGTAAAAACATGAAAGTGTACCAGCGCTGGTTGCGCCTCAAACAACACGTCTTAATGCGTAAATTCGCCGGCACCAAAGTGCCTAAAATTCGTCAACCCAAAACCATTGCATCATGA
- a CDS encoding ABC transporter substrate-binding protein, which translates to MFKYTIRCAYALLVCCGMLACQSREDNHAAEAAREGNGGVVYGGNFRWNFTEQCESLNPVEVSTVAAISVVRQMHEGLVRIDYRTMKVEPGLALSWDVDSSRTRYTFHLRDEAMFQDDNCFPGGKGRKVVASDVLYSFENLCTYTEHNVGFNQLCKDILVGADTYYQASRKGKPQQHLEGVNVMDDHTVEISLVKPLPGFLYLLSLPAGFVIPEEAVKAYGTNSKIGAGPFKFAKETEYPKSIVLTRNPNYYRKDTMGNQLPYLDSLSISFMTTKEAELSEFMEHHLDMAYELPGKSMKEIVEKDIEAFQGNPPKFILGNFPELMTQFYVFNLQNPFLAKLKVRQAFNYAINKDEIVDNVLVGQASGPAIYGICPPNIDGYDIKQFSGYTYDPDKARALLAEAGYPDGKGAPKLKLELNTGGARHAKVAFEIAKQLEKELHIQLDLEVVPFPKKMEDEMYARADIFRSGWLADYPGPDAFLNLFYGKNVPENAAEPSFPNTSRYKNPDFDVLFEKAVQTVDRAESYRLFAEAEKLMLADAPVIPLWYEEIYILLQSNVHGFVINPLRMMDCSQIYFKAPEKREKK; encoded by the coding sequence ATGTTTAAATACACTATACGGTGTGCGTATGCATTGTTGGTTTGCTGTGGCATGCTGGCATGTCAGTCAAGGGAAGACAACCATGCAGCTGAGGCAGCCAGGGAAGGTAACGGAGGGGTGGTTTACGGTGGCAATTTCCGTTGGAACTTCACCGAGCAATGCGAAAGCCTGAACCCTGTAGAGGTATCAACCGTGGCGGCAATTTCCGTTGTACGCCAAATGCATGAAGGTCTTGTCAGGATCGATTACCGAACGATGAAGGTTGAACCCGGACTGGCATTGTCGTGGGATGTAGATAGCAGCCGTACCCGGTATACATTCCATTTGCGGGATGAAGCCATGTTCCAGGACGACAATTGTTTTCCCGGTGGAAAGGGAAGAAAAGTGGTGGCTTCGGATGTGCTGTATTCATTCGAAAACCTGTGCACGTATACCGAACACAATGTGGGCTTCAACCAATTGTGCAAAGACATCCTTGTGGGCGCAGATACTTACTACCAGGCATCACGGAAGGGTAAACCACAACAACATTTGGAAGGTGTAAACGTCATGGATGATCACACCGTTGAGATCAGCCTGGTGAAACCACTCCCCGGTTTTTTGTACCTGCTTTCCTTGCCTGCAGGTTTCGTAATACCCGAAGAAGCGGTGAAGGCTTATGGCACCAATTCCAAGATCGGAGCAGGTCCGTTTAAATTTGCCAAAGAGACCGAGTATCCAAAATCCATCGTACTCACCCGCAATCCGAATTATTACCGGAAAGACACCATGGGCAACCAGTTGCCTTACCTGGATAGCCTCTCCATATCTTTCATGACCACAAAAGAGGCTGAACTCAGCGAATTCATGGAACACCATCTTGACATGGCCTATGAACTTCCCGGTAAAAGCATGAAGGAGATCGTGGAGAAAGATATCGAAGCTTTTCAGGGCAATCCGCCAAAATTCATCCTGGGTAACTTCCCTGAGTTGATGACCCAATTCTATGTCTTCAACCTGCAGAACCCGTTCCTTGCCAAACTGAAGGTTCGCCAGGCATTCAACTATGCCATCAATAAGGATGAGATTGTGGACAATGTGCTGGTCGGACAAGCATCCGGGCCTGCGATATATGGCATATGCCCACCGAATATTGATGGCTATGATATCAAACAATTTTCCGGTTATACCTATGATCCCGACAAAGCCCGGGCGTTGCTGGCAGAAGCAGGCTACCCCGACGGGAAAGGCGCTCCGAAACTCAAACTTGAGCTGAATACCGGTGGCGCCCGCCATGCGAAAGTAGCTTTTGAGATCGCCAAGCAATTGGAAAAGGAATTGCACATCCAGCTTGATCTGGAAGTGGTTCCTTTCCCGAAAAAGATGGAAGACGAGATGTATGCCCGTGCCGACATTTTCCGCTCTGGCTGGCTGGCCGACTATCCGGGCCCCGACGCATTCCTGAATTTGTTTTATGGGAAGAATGTACCGGAGAATGCAGCCGAACCTTCATTCCCGAATACCAGTCGTTATAAGAATCCCGACTTCGATGTGCTGTTTGAAAAGGCTGTGCAAACCGTTGATCGAGCAGAAAGCTATCGCCTGTTTGCAGAAGCAGAAAAGCTGATGCTGGCTGATGCTCCGGTGATCCCGCTGTGGTACGAAGAGATCTACATCCTGCTTCAATCCAATGTACATGGTTTTGTCATCAATCCGCTGCGCATGATGGATTGCTCCCAGATCTATTTCAAAGCACCGGAAAAAAGAGAAAAGAAATAG
- the mce gene encoding methylmalonyl-CoA epimerase translates to MKKVEHLGFAVSDIRAAEQTFARLLGQQAYKFESVEREGVTTAFFQVGETKIELLESTRSDSAISKFIAKKGEGMHHIAFDVEDIEAEMTRLRAEGFELLHDHPLDGADNKRICFIHPRSTHGVLVELCEEKKD, encoded by the coding sequence ATGAAAAAAGTGGAACACCTGGGATTTGCCGTATCCGACATTCGTGCAGCAGAACAAACCTTTGCCCGTTTGTTGGGTCAACAGGCTTACAAATTCGAATCGGTGGAACGGGAAGGTGTAACCACCGCCTTTTTCCAGGTAGGAGAAACCAAAATCGAACTGCTGGAGTCCACCCGATCCGACAGTGCGATCTCAAAGTTCATTGCAAAAAAAGGAGAAGGCATGCATCACATCGCGTTTGATGTGGAAGACATTGAAGCCGAAATGACGCGTTTGCGGGCCGAAGGATTTGAGCTCCTGCACGACCACCCGCTGGATGGGGCCGACAACAAACGCATCTGCTTCATCCACCCACGCAGCACGCACGGTGTGCTGGTGGAACTCTGCGAAGAAAAGAAGGACTAA
- a CDS encoding HAD family phosphatase has product MNHPLPEQKQIRNLIFDLGGVILNIDYNLTSAAFKKLGLHDFDTIYSKARQSDLFDNLEKGKITREGFAHRIREMGQGQWSNASVETAWNAMLLDLPVARLSLLADLAKQYRLFLLSNTNEIHLEGCRMIFREITGYDNLAHIFEKEYYSNLIGMRKPDREVFDHIVDEQGLKREETLFIDDSIQHVEGAARAGLHAFHLTDGNTITDVFGGWVWSAAG; this is encoded by the coding sequence ATGAACCACCCATTGCCCGAGCAGAAACAGATCCGGAACCTCATTTTCGACCTGGGAGGCGTGATCCTCAATATTGATTATAACCTTACCTCCGCAGCGTTCAAAAAACTGGGTCTGCACGATTTTGATACCATCTACTCCAAAGCACGTCAAAGCGATTTATTCGACAACCTTGAGAAAGGCAAGATCACCCGAGAAGGTTTTGCACATCGCATCCGGGAAATGGGGCAGGGGCAGTGGAGCAATGCTTCCGTTGAAACGGCCTGGAATGCCATGTTGCTGGATCTGCCGGTGGCCAGACTATCCTTGCTTGCGGATTTGGCAAAGCAATACCGATTGTTTCTTCTGAGCAACACCAATGAGATTCATCTGGAAGGATGCCGCATGATTTTTAGGGAGATAACGGGATACGACAACCTCGCGCATATCTTCGAGAAGGAATACTATTCCAACCTGATCGGAATGCGGAAACCGGATAGGGAAGTGTTTGATCACATCGTGGATGAACAGGGATTGAAAAGAGAAGAAACGCTGTTCATTGATGACTCCATACAACATGTGGAAGGTGCGGCCAGGGCCGGCTTGCATGCCTTTCACCTGACGGACGGCAACACCATCACCGACGTGTTCGGCGGATGGGTATGGTCCGCGGCCGGTTAG
- a CDS encoding T9SS type A sorting domain-containing protein, which yields MKRSLVIWPVLLITFIVHGQTSFIKTYGTANDDQGYAVTKTLDGGYLIGTPYDDGHWGLIKTNDVGDTTWTRTYPFLKTSLYYQFNSSVSQLSDGNYVLIGGLADSNSFVLKVNGAGDTLWVKKSGHNQYPVVYRKLVEDTYGNLIVIGSQPIINSVCCSPLMQKLDHSGNLISDWSNKISCPYSTGCRLNDIFIDHNGNYLVTGETPYSNTPVPRLTKISPSGTVVWNQYYPVNSASSQSITEAPDSGFLLVATDVLYDSLILCKTDKNGNFEWVKRYGEYAKTWYSPAIRKTTSGYLVAGYHDDVFLMKLDLNYNVLWMRSYGGSSNEEFRQMVTTTDGGCALIGSTKSYGNGENDVYFIKTDSLGIAVGTMDISNEHHQLSIYPNPFSATTTLETDLVLSGFGVYDISGRLVKRELNTSSGQRIIIDRGSLPMGIYVLEVYVKNGTVMRTKLIIN from the coding sequence ATGAAAAGATCTCTCGTCATTTGGCCAGTCCTGCTTATTACCTTCATCGTACATGGACAAACGAGCTTTATCAAAACATACGGCACCGCCAACGATGATCAGGGTTATGCGGTAACAAAAACCCTTGATGGAGGATACCTTATCGGAACACCCTATGATGACGGCCATTGGGGATTGATTAAAACCAATGATGTGGGTGATACAACGTGGACCAGAACTTATCCCTTTCTAAAAACTTCTCTTTATTATCAATTCAACAGTTCCGTGAGCCAGTTATCCGATGGAAATTATGTTTTGATCGGCGGATTGGCTGATTCAAATTCCTTCGTTCTAAAAGTGAATGGGGCCGGGGATACCCTCTGGGTGAAGAAGAGCGGCCATAACCAGTATCCTGTGGTTTACAGAAAACTGGTCGAAGACACATACGGAAACTTGATTGTTATCGGTTCTCAGCCAATCATCAATTCCGTTTGTTGTTCTCCACTGATGCAAAAGCTGGATCATTCGGGAAATCTGATCAGTGACTGGTCCAATAAGATCTCCTGCCCTTATTCAACCGGTTGCAGGTTAAATGATATATTCATAGACCATAATGGAAACTATCTGGTCACCGGCGAGACCCCTTACTCAAATACACCCGTGCCACGGTTAACAAAAATAAGCCCTTCCGGCACGGTGGTGTGGAATCAATATTATCCCGTGAATTCCGCTTCATCCCAAAGTATCACCGAAGCACCGGATAGCGGATTCCTTCTTGTGGCAACTGATGTTCTGTATGACAGCCTCATCCTATGCAAAACAGATAAGAATGGAAATTTTGAATGGGTCAAGCGATACGGAGAATACGCTAAAACGTGGTATTCCCCGGCAATCCGGAAAACGACCAGCGGTTACCTCGTAGCCGGCTACCATGACGATGTATTTCTGATGAAGCTGGATTTGAATTACAATGTTTTATGGATGAGGTCTTACGGCGGCTCTTCGAATGAGGAATTCAGGCAAATGGTAACCACAACAGACGGCGGCTGTGCACTGATAGGAAGTACCAAGAGTTACGGGAATGGGGAGAATGATGTTTATTTTATTAAAACAGACTCTTTGGGTATCGCGGTGGGGACTATGGATATCAGCAACGAACATCATCAACTCTCCATTTACCCCAATCCATTCTCAGCTACAACCACCCTGGAAACTGACCTTGTTCTTTCCGGTTTTGGTGTTTACGATATATCAGGCAGATTGGTCAAACGGGAATTAAATACAAGCAGCGGACAAAGGATCATCATTGATCGTGGAAGCCTGCCAATGGGGATATATGTTCTGGAAGTATATGTGAAAAATGGAACGGTTATGAGAACAAAGCTGATAATCAATTGA